Proteins encoded in a region of the Myxococcus guangdongensis genome:
- a CDS encoding energy transducer TonB: MRHSLIVSLSVVLWATGCAHSGMPSLPASHGQLSLAMAHNLDPEGNPREASELPPASLFNPEAQGGVAPERAREAFDEAVALLKGAPTEAQVRQASATLSAACAVDLFDACEFLLANFQPVKRLEGPSMPDVPKEAFLLRKPQVVVLRGRVDTDGRARELHVVESAFPKFGEDLVKVFAATRYQPAMLAGHPIATSRLFRIQFQMPLENRTPEAELEWVRMRVARFPESADAWSHLAKLLGSQTPEAPGYVEALERVSALAPTYWWAANELAWHYVQTGRHEEAAPRVRVARQMAPRNAYVLETAAAVAWGKGRCAEALADQRQAVARLQAQWPREERERFERTLADYQRDCPGGSPPAPSPVTP, from the coding sequence ATGCGTCACTCTCTCATCGTGTCGTTGTCGGTCGTGCTGTGGGCGACGGGCTGCGCCCATTCGGGGATGCCGTCGCTCCCCGCGAGTCATGGGCAGCTCTCCCTCGCGATGGCGCACAACCTGGACCCGGAGGGTAATCCGCGCGAGGCCTCGGAACTGCCCCCCGCGTCGTTGTTCAACCCGGAGGCGCAGGGAGGCGTCGCGCCGGAGAGGGCGCGTGAGGCGTTCGACGAGGCCGTGGCGCTGTTGAAGGGCGCGCCCACGGAAGCGCAGGTGCGGCAGGCCTCCGCGACGCTGTCGGCCGCTTGCGCCGTTGACCTGTTCGACGCCTGTGAGTTCCTGCTCGCGAACTTCCAGCCCGTGAAGCGGCTGGAGGGGCCGTCGATGCCGGACGTCCCGAAGGAAGCGTTCCTTCTCCGGAAGCCGCAGGTGGTGGTCCTCCGGGGGCGAGTGGACACGGACGGGCGCGCGCGGGAACTGCACGTCGTGGAGTCGGCGTTCCCGAAGTTCGGGGAGGACCTGGTGAAGGTCTTCGCCGCCACCCGGTATCAGCCGGCGATGCTCGCGGGGCACCCCATCGCGACCTCGCGCCTCTTCCGGATCCAGTTCCAGATGCCCCTCGAGAACCGGACGCCGGAGGCGGAGCTGGAGTGGGTCCGGATGCGCGTCGCCCGCTTCCCCGAGAGCGCCGACGCCTGGTCGCACCTGGCGAAGCTGCTGGGCTCACAGACTCCCGAGGCCCCGGGCTATGTCGAAGCGCTCGAGCGGGTGAGTGCGTTGGCCCCGACGTACTGGTGGGCCGCGAACGAGCTGGCGTGGCACTACGTCCAGACGGGGCGCCACGAAGAGGCGGCGCCGCGGGTGCGGGTGGCCCGGCAGATGGCCCCGCGCAATGCCTACGTCCTGGAGACCGCCGCCGCCGTCGCGTGGGGCAAGGGGCGGTGCGCGGAGGCGCTGGCGGACCAGCGGCAAGCCGTGGCGAGGCTCCAGGCGCAGTGGCCGCGCGAGGAGCGGGAGCGGTTCGAGCGGACCCTCGCGGACTATCAGCGGGACTGTCCGGGTGGGTCCCCGCCTGCGCCGAGTCCCGTCACGCCCTGA
- a CDS encoding M12 family metallo-peptidase — protein MGCCFGRTRAQRLRPIEVEDEQPPLEQPWVTEEWETRTMWTLDERADAENVFDILAVFTSDGAFMESDDRIDQDQLLQNIHDCIQEMNEAFLHSGITVRGRLVAIERFSPPPPFITTSMYRDALLGEPENQEERRRRRQEPIPTDMDTYYGTIRNTYLTLRERYRPHVLLFVSGNIGDPISGGIGVTNWDESIAVVPAAKLLDEHAPAHEVGHLFGCEHNREAVIVRTGASCYGYIADHWRTIMAYNTTSPQRRVPIIGRFSNPDVTYDDGEHPPHVTGDAGANNAAQINTFAPTILGIRD, from the coding sequence ATGGGCTGCTGTTTCGGAAGGACACGCGCGCAGCGCCTGCGTCCCATCGAGGTAGAGGATGAGCAACCACCCCTCGAGCAGCCCTGGGTGACGGAGGAGTGGGAGACCCGGACGATGTGGACGCTGGACGAGCGGGCCGACGCCGAGAATGTCTTCGACATCCTGGCCGTGTTCACGAGCGACGGCGCGTTCATGGAGTCCGACGATCGCATCGACCAGGACCAACTCCTGCAGAACATCCACGACTGCATCCAGGAGATGAACGAAGCGTTCCTTCACAGCGGCATCACCGTGAGGGGGCGCCTGGTGGCCATCGAGCGGTTCTCGCCTCCGCCTCCGTTCATCACCACCTCGATGTACCGGGACGCGTTGCTGGGGGAGCCCGAGAATCAGGAGGAGCGCAGGCGCCGTCGGCAGGAGCCCATCCCAACGGACATGGACACCTACTACGGGACCATCCGGAACACATACCTGACGCTCCGGGAGCGCTACCGGCCGCACGTCCTCCTCTTCGTCTCGGGGAACATCGGAGACCCCATCAGCGGTGGCATTGGCGTCACGAATTGGGACGAATCCATCGCGGTGGTTCCCGCCGCCAAGCTCCTGGATGAGCACGCGCCCGCGCACGAGGTGGGTCACCTCTTCGGGTGTGAGCACAACCGGGAGGCCGTCATCGTGCGCACCGGCGCGTCCTGCTACGGCTACATCGCCGACCACTGGCGCACCATCATGGCGTACAACACCACCTCTCCCCAACGCAGGGTCCCCATCATCGGACGCTTCAGCAATCCCGACGTCACCTACGACGATGGAGAACACCCTCCACACGTCACGGGTGACGCGGGCGCGAACAACGCCGCGCAAATCAATACATTCGCGCCGACGATTCTTGGGATTCGCGACTGA